The segment ACCACAAGATCGTGGTCGATGCCTATGACGACCCCAAGGTGCAGGGCGTGACCTGCTTTGTCTCGCGCGCCAAGACCGGCGGCATCAAGGGCGCCCTGGGCCTGGCCGAGGACAAGAGCGAGGCCTCCATCGCCTGCCGCCAGGTGGGGGCCATCGTGATCGACAAGGCCCTGCCCAGGCAGGAAGAGGTGTTCAGCGAGCGCATCTCCCTGGTCTTCAAGCGCCTGCGCATCGTGCGCATGGTCGATGCCAAGCGCAACACCCTGGTCTACCTGACCTACTCAGACCGCCTGATCGAGGGCTCGCCGCAGAACAGCGTGACCGCGGTGCCGGTGGACCGGGCCACGCCCATTCCGCTGCGCTGAGCGCTGAGCAGAGGCCGGCCCGCATGGGCCTTGTCTAAAGGGTTTCCAAAGAGCCCTGCGCTACATTGCCGCCATGAGGATCTGTTTGCTCGAGGACGATCTGGCGCTGGGGCGGGCGCTGCAGGCCGCGCTGCAGGAATCCGGTCACGAGGTGCTGTGGGTGAGGCTGGCGGCCGATGCCCGGCACTGGGTGCGCGATGAACCCTTCGACGCCCTGGTGCTGGACCTGGGCCTGCCCGATGGTGATGGCCTGGACCTGCTGCGGCGCCTGCGCGCCGAGGGCGACCAGCTCCCCATCCTGGTGATCACCGCGCGCGACGGCGTGGAAGACAGGCTCAGCGGCCTGGACCTGGGCGCCGACGACTACCTGGTCAAGCCCTTTGTGATTCCCGAGCTGCTGGCGCGGCTGCGCGCCGTGACGCGCCGCATGGGCCGCCTGGGCGAGGGCGAGGCCAGCAAGCGCTGGACCTTCCAGGACCTGGTGATGGACGAGGGCCGCATGGCGCTGACCCGTTCCGGCGAGACCGTGAATCTCTCGCGCACCGAATTCCTGCTGCTGCAGATCCTGATGCGCCACCCGGAGCGCGTGCTCACCCGGCGCGAACTGGAGTCACGCGTGCTGCCGCACAGCGAGGGCGCAGCCCTGGACGTGCACATCTCGAATCTGCGCCGCAAGCTGGGCGAGGGCTATGTGCGCACCGTGCGCGGCATCGGCTTCGTGATGGACGCCAGCGGCGCATGAGCCCGGGGCATCCGAGGGCGGCCCGCAGCCTGCTGGGCCGCATGCTCAAGGGCTTCGCGGCCCTGCTGCTGCTGGCCTGGAGCCTGCTGATCGCGCGCGAGGTCTACGACGTCAAGCTGGCCCAGCAGCGCTATGCCCGGGCCGAGAACGAACAGCTGGCCCGCGGCCTGCTGCTGCTGCTGGATGCGCTCAAGGACCAGCCCCCCGCACGCCTGGCCCAGGCCCTGGCCGACCAGGAGCAGCTGCGCCAGGACTACTGGCGGGCCAAGGGCTATGAGGCGCCCTGGTCCCTGATGCAGATCTGGCTGGACGGCCGCCCGCTGCAGACCGCCCCACCCGAGGCGCCCGACGCGCGGGAGTGGAACCAGGTCCGGCTCGCCAGCGCCGATGGCCGGCTCACGATACGGCGCTGGCAGGAGGTGCCGGGCTACTGGCACTTCAGCAATACCGGTCTGGCCTACTACACCCGCCCCCTGCTGCTGTGCCTGCCCCTGCTGCTGCTGCCGGCCTGGCTGGTGCTGCGCCGCGGCCTGCGGCCGCTGCGCCAGATCGGTCAACAGATCGAGGGCCGCGACGCCCGTGATCTGCGTCCCCTGCCCGACACGCCCTATCGCGAGCTCGCGCCCGTGGTGGAGGCCGTGAACCGCCTGATGGCCCGGCTCTCGCAGCGCCTGGGCCGCGAGCGCGAGTTCCTGGTGGACGCGGCCCATGAGCTCAAGACTCCCCTGGCCGTGATCGAGGCCAATGCCGACCGCCTGCTGCGCGCCGCGCCCCAGGCGGCGGCCGCCAGCGCCCGCGAGGGCCTGCACGAGGGCGTGCAGCGCATCGCCCACACCGTGCACCAGCTGCTGTCCCTGATGCGCTCGGACGCCGAATCCGCCACCCATGGCGAGGATCAGAGCCGGCGCGATCTGGCCGCCCTGCTGGGCGATCGCCTGGCCCTGCTGGCGCCGCTGGCGCACCGCCGCGGCATCGAGCTGGAGCTGCAGGCACCGGACCAGGCCTGGCTGCCCTTGGCCCGCGAGGGCATGGCCACCCTGCTGGACAACCTGATCGACAACGCCATCAAGTACGCCGCCAGCCAGGTCCTGGTGCGGCTGGAAGGCAGCGAGACCGTGGGCTGGCGCCTGGTGGTCAGCGATGACGGCCCGGGCATCCCGCCCGAGCTGCACGCCAAGGTCTTCGAGCGCTTCTACCGCCAGCCCGGTCAGGACCAGCCCGGCAGCGGCCTGGGCCTGGCCATCGTGGAACAGGTGGCGCTGCGCCATCAGGCCCGCATCCGCCTGGGCCCCGGCCTGCGGGGTCAAGGCCTGGCCCTCAGCCTGAGTTTTGCGCCGGCCGCGGGCCGCTCATCAGCTCAGCTCCAACACCAGGCCGTCCCGGTTGGCGAGCCGCAGGCTCTGGCTTAGCACCAGGGCCTGGCCCTGAGACCCATAGCTCTGGCGCTGCACCAGCAGCAGGGCCTCGCCCGGCGGCAGCCCGAGCAGGCGCGCCTGCTCGGGCGTGGCATTGCAGGCCTGCAGACGCTGCAGCTCGCGGCTGGGGCTCAGGCCGCGGCCCTGCAGCCAGGCCTCGAAGCAGCCCTCGAAGTCCTGCGGGCGCGGCAGATGCGCGAGTGCCAGGCAGCGGCTCTCCAGCGCCAGCCAGCCCTCGGCTGCGCTGTGCTCGCGCCACTGCAGGCGCGCCACCCGCGCCTGGGGCGACAGGCCCAGGGCGAAGAGCTCCTCCGGGCTGGCCGGCGCCACTTCGCGCGCCAGCCAATGCCGCTCGGGGGCCAGAGCGCCGGTCGGCAGGGCCAGGCGCGTGGACGGCGGCGGCGGAGCAAACTCCGGCGGCGGGGTCTGCCGCAGATAGGTGCCCGAGCCCCGGCGCCGCTCCAGCATGCCGCGCTGGCACAGCAGATCGAGGGCACGCCGCGCGGTATTGCGCGAGACCGCCAGACGCCGCGAGAGCTTGCGCTCCGAGGGCAGGCCCGTGGGCCAGCGGCCCTGCCGGACCTCGTCCAGCAGCTGCTGCATCAGGCGCAGATAGAGCGGGGCCTCGACGGCCACGCCGCCATGAACTTCAAGACGGTACGACATGGTGGGCCCACTGTCGCAAAGCTCGGTTCAGCGTCGTTCAAGATTCGATAAAGACTGGCTTAAGACCCAGAAGACCCAGCGGGCGCAAAGACCAGGGCCGCCGGGCTGCCCACCGCAGCGTACTGCTCGGCAAAGCGCAGCCGGCCCTCAGCCTCACGGGCGAAGACCGCCAGATGGTCGCTGCGCTCATTGCAGACGATGAGCCAGCGGCCGCTGGGGTCCAGGCCCAGACTGCGCGGGTAGGACCCGCGCGTCCACTCCAGGCTCGCCAGCTGCGGCCGACCGTCCGCGTCGAGCGCGAAGCAGGCGATGCTGTCGTGCAGGCGGTTCAGGGCGTAGAGCCAGCGTCCATCGGGCGCAAGCAGCAGGCCCGACGCAAAGCTGGTGCCGCGAAACCCCGCCGGCAGGCTGCTGATCTCTCCCTGGGGCGTGAGGCGGCCG is part of the Shinella sp. XGS7 genome and harbors:
- a CDS encoding CreA family protein; this encodes MKTSARTRTLTTLAAFVGGLSLLGACVQAEPVGEVDTVFKFIGPDHKIVVDAYDDPKVQGVTCFVSRAKTGGIKGALGLAEDKSEASIACRQVGAIVIDKALPRQEEVFSERISLVFKRLRIVRMVDAKRNTLVYLTYSDRLIEGSPQNSVTAVPVDRATPIPLR
- a CDS encoding response regulator transcription factor encodes the protein MRICLLEDDLALGRALQAALQESGHEVLWVRLAADARHWVRDEPFDALVLDLGLPDGDGLDLLRRLRAEGDQLPILVITARDGVEDRLSGLDLGADDYLVKPFVIPELLARLRAVTRRMGRLGEGEASKRWTFQDLVMDEGRMALTRSGETVNLSRTEFLLLQILMRHPERVLTRRELESRVLPHSEGAALDVHISNLRRKLGEGYVRTVRGIGFVMDASGA
- a CDS encoding ATP-binding protein, which codes for MSPGHPRAARSLLGRMLKGFAALLLLAWSLLIAREVYDVKLAQQRYARAENEQLARGLLLLLDALKDQPPARLAQALADQEQLRQDYWRAKGYEAPWSLMQIWLDGRPLQTAPPEAPDAREWNQVRLASADGRLTIRRWQEVPGYWHFSNTGLAYYTRPLLLCLPLLLLPAWLVLRRGLRPLRQIGQQIEGRDARDLRPLPDTPYRELAPVVEAVNRLMARLSQRLGREREFLVDAAHELKTPLAVIEANADRLLRAAPQAAAASAREGLHEGVQRIAHTVHQLLSLMRSDAESATHGEDQSRRDLAALLGDRLALLAPLAHRRGIELELQAPDQAWLPLAREGMATLLDNLIDNAIKYAASQVLVRLEGSETVGWRLVVSDDGPGIPPELHAKVFERFYRQPGQDQPGSGLGLAIVEQVALRHQARIRLGPGLRGQGLALSLSFAPAAGRSSAQLQHQAVPVGEPQALA
- a CDS encoding GntR family transcriptional regulator → MSYRLEVHGGVAVEAPLYLRLMQQLLDEVRQGRWPTGLPSERKLSRRLAVSRNTARRALDLLCQRGMLERRRGSGTYLRQTPPPEFAPPPPSTRLALPTGALAPERHWLAREVAPASPEELFALGLSPQARVARLQWREHSAAEGWLALESRCLALAHLPRPQDFEGCFEAWLQGRGLSPSRELQRLQACNATPEQARLLGLPPGEALLLVQRQSYGSQGQALVLSQSLRLANRDGLVLELS